Proteins from a single region of Streptomyces sp. TN58:
- a CDS encoding SSI family serine proteinase inhibitor, translating into MLRLAAFAATSALATAAAGPLPPLPLGQLLAPPDRLTMAMTDTGNRQLDREYRLECGPVGGDHPEAEGACARLDQLAKEGRDPFAPVPPDQICTKQYGGPATARVTGTWNGHKVNATFRRTDGCEIKRWDELEPVLPSGRS; encoded by the coding sequence ATGCTGCGTCTCGCCGCCTTCGCCGCCACCTCGGCCCTGGCCACCGCGGCCGCCGGGCCGCTGCCCCCTCTGCCCTTGGGACAGCTGCTGGCCCCGCCCGACCGGCTGACCATGGCCATGACCGACACCGGCAACCGCCAGCTGGACCGCGAGTACAGGCTCGAATGCGGCCCCGTCGGCGGTGACCACCCGGAGGCCGAGGGCGCCTGCGCACGACTGGACCAGCTCGCAAAGGAGGGCCGCGACCCCTTCGCTCCCGTCCCCCCGGACCAGATCTGCACCAAGCAGTACGGAGGACCCGCGACCGCGCGCGTCACCGGCACATGGAACGGACACAAGGTGAACGCCACGTTCCGCCGGACGGACGGATGCGAAATCAAGCGCTGGGACGAGTTGGAACCTGTGCTTCCGAGTGGGCGTTCCTGA